A section of the Verrucomicrobium sp. GAS474 genome encodes:
- a CDS encoding glycosyltransferase: MRVTIAIPTYNRSRWLAETLASLAAHRHSLAADQLEVLVVDNASTDATAEIVRPHLDRPGWRYLVETEQGLNHARNRAVREARGEILVFLDDDVLLHRGWLDALLSPWDRPSEGGEAIGAVGGEVIPVFPEGCPFWLEGWATPLAHRADPGPLTPRQMPMGANVAFRKSVFDRFGLFRPELDRNGKNALSGGETEMLKRLHRGDSQGSLAVWFVPAAAVDHQFPASRMNLGYVCRHGYDSSRSRVLESLADPERSRGAKLAYGLSRLLLHLPRGLLLLLAALFLNGLNRTDTARKTLLRAARSGGYVAQIVRSLPRLLLPS, translated from the coding sequence ATGCGCGTCACCATCGCCATCCCGACGTACAACCGGTCCCGCTGGCTCGCGGAGACCCTCGCCTCCCTCGCGGCCCATCGGCACTCCCTCGCTGCCGATCAGCTCGAAGTCCTCGTCGTCGACAACGCCTCGACCGACGCCACGGCGGAAATCGTCCGCCCCCACCTCGACCGCCCCGGCTGGCGCTACCTCGTCGAGACCGAGCAGGGCCTCAACCACGCCCGGAACCGCGCCGTCCGCGAGGCCCGGGGAGAAATCCTCGTCTTCCTCGACGACGACGTCCTCCTCCATCGCGGCTGGCTCGACGCCCTCCTCTCCCCGTGGGATCGCCCCTCGGAGGGAGGCGAAGCCATCGGGGCCGTCGGCGGCGAGGTCATCCCCGTCTTCCCCGAGGGGTGCCCCTTCTGGCTCGAAGGATGGGCCACCCCCCTCGCCCACCGCGCCGACCCCGGCCCCCTCACCCCCCGCCAAATGCCGATGGGGGCCAACGTCGCCTTCCGCAAATCGGTCTTCGACCGCTTCGGCCTGTTCCGCCCGGAGCTCGACCGCAACGGCAAGAACGCCCTCTCCGGCGGCGAGACCGAGATGTTGAAACGGCTCCATCGGGGCGACAGCCAGGGAAGCCTGGCCGTCTGGTTCGTCCCCGCCGCCGCCGTCGACCACCAGTTCCCCGCCTCCCGGATGAATCTCGGCTACGTCTGCCGCCACGGCTACGACTCCTCCCGCTCCCGCGTCCTCGAATCCCTCGCCGACCCGGAACGGAGCCGGGGAGCGAAGCTCGCCTACGGCCTCAGCCGCCTTCTCCTCCATCTCCCGCGCGGCCTCCTGCTCCTCCTCGCCGCCCTCTTCCTGAACGGCCTCAACCGGACCGACACGGCGCGGAAGACCCTCCTGCGGGCCGCCCGTTCCGGCGGCTACGTCGCCCAGATCGTCCGTTCCCTCCCCCGACTCCTCCTGCCCTCATGA
- a CDS encoding glycosyltransferase family 10 — protein MSKPLLRIDFADFGNFDKNDNLFVRFLSTRFDVRITDEPDVLIYSDFGHRHRLYATKKVYYTNESTPADFAGGQCDYALTSFPSDGERNFRLPYYALLGDPAKLIKERTPEEVERIAARQTEFCAFVVSQDHGRKTANRINFFHRLSKYKKVNSGGRILNNVGGPLGPTREDKLSFLRKHKFMIAFENGNHPGYVTEKIYDAMEARCIPIYWGTPEVVKDFNPESFINASSFRTPDMAVARIIEVDNDPELYHKMLAAPFFHGNVPNVAFDPVPLCEFFEKIVTDPHPPVSAGKKGLFGRWTLAKRDKYAPRGN, from the coding sequence ATGAGCAAGCCCCTCCTCCGCATCGACTTCGCCGACTTCGGCAACTTCGACAAGAACGACAACCTCTTCGTCCGCTTCCTCTCGACCCGCTTCGACGTCCGCATCACCGACGAGCCCGACGTCCTGATCTACTCCGACTTCGGCCACCGGCACCGCCTCTACGCGACGAAGAAAGTCTACTACACCAACGAATCGACCCCCGCCGACTTCGCGGGCGGCCAGTGCGACTACGCGCTCACCTCGTTCCCGTCCGACGGCGAGCGGAACTTCCGCCTCCCCTACTACGCCCTCCTCGGCGACCCGGCGAAGCTCATCAAGGAACGGACGCCGGAGGAAGTCGAGCGGATCGCCGCGCGGCAGACCGAGTTCTGCGCCTTCGTCGTCAGCCAGGACCACGGGAGGAAGACCGCGAACCGGATCAACTTCTTCCACCGCCTTTCCAAGTACAAGAAAGTGAACTCGGGCGGCCGCATCCTGAACAACGTCGGCGGCCCGCTCGGTCCGACGCGGGAGGACAAGCTCTCCTTCCTGCGGAAACACAAGTTCATGATCGCCTTCGAGAACGGCAACCATCCCGGCTACGTCACCGAGAAGATCTACGACGCCATGGAGGCCCGCTGCATCCCGATCTACTGGGGGACGCCCGAGGTCGTGAAGGACTTCAACCCGGAGAGCTTCATCAACGCCTCCTCTTTCCGCACCCCCGACATGGCCGTCGCCCGAATCATCGAGGTCGACAACGACCCGGAGCTCTACCACAAGATGCTGGCCGCGCCGTTCTTCCACGGAAATGTCCCGAACGTCGCGTTTGATCCCGTCCCCCTCTGCGAGTTCTTCGAGAAGATCGTGACCGATCCGCATCCGCCGGTCTCGGCGGGAAAGAAGGGGCTGTTCGGACGCTGGACGCTGGCCAAGCGGGATAAGTACGCTCCCCGCGGGAACTAG
- a CDS encoding ABC transporter ATP-binding protein: MNEIRRIFGFLKPWLLPYRERQVAGIVFGILFGLSNGLIIGAIKVVGAHLSADPSAGPALASGQGFLDHAQAWLDAWIPKIGAPLDWRQTTGVLLFLPVLAGIRGLFSYLSSYCISWVGENVTNDLRVAVMRKLGGLSLDYFDRAKMGDMMTRVQGDTAAIQNCLDRGVSDGIKEPFTILFVLGGLLWADWRLTLISLVLIPLCIIPVRILGKKVRRANQGTIGQTVLQSSLLVESLGAIRVVKAFGLEETQAARFAGHSSELKRFNLKRVQARQLVNPIIEVISMFGLGVLLLYIFSEKVPVANIIAFLFGVVAFQNSFKKIALLHVIVKEVGVAISRLEEVLQMEPTVREKAEPVRLPEFGRGLSLRGVRFGYGEAEILKGLDLEIPKGTRLGIAGESGSGKSTLLNLLLRFYDPTAGAVSLDGIDLRDASMRDLRARIGLVSQEAVLFDMTVAGNIACGRSGSPATRAEVEEAARAAHAHDFILGLPQGYETQIGERGVRLSGGQRARLAIARAFIRNAPILILDEPTAALDAEAEREVQKALERLSENRTVICVAHRLATLRAMDRVIVLSQGRLIEEGSFDALLAQGGTFARMAAQQGIRA; the protein is encoded by the coding sequence ATGAATGAGATTCGCCGGATATTCGGTTTCCTGAAACCCTGGCTCCTTCCCTACCGGGAGCGGCAGGTGGCGGGGATTGTCTTCGGGATCCTGTTCGGCCTTTCCAACGGGCTGATCATCGGCGCGATCAAGGTCGTCGGCGCCCATCTCTCGGCCGACCCCTCCGCCGGTCCCGCGCTCGCCTCCGGCCAGGGCTTCCTCGATCACGCCCAGGCGTGGCTCGACGCCTGGATTCCGAAGATCGGCGCGCCGCTCGATTGGCGGCAGACGACCGGGGTCCTTCTCTTTCTCCCCGTCCTTGCCGGAATCCGGGGGTTGTTCTCCTACCTGAGCTCCTACTGCATCAGCTGGGTCGGCGAGAACGTGACGAACGATCTCCGCGTCGCCGTCATGCGGAAGCTCGGGGGGCTTTCGCTCGATTACTTCGACCGGGCGAAGATGGGGGACATGATGACCCGCGTGCAGGGCGATACCGCCGCCATCCAGAACTGCCTCGACCGGGGCGTCTCCGACGGGATCAAGGAGCCGTTCACGATCCTCTTCGTCCTCGGCGGCCTGCTCTGGGCCGATTGGCGGCTGACCCTGATCTCCCTCGTCCTGATCCCGCTCTGCATCATCCCGGTCCGCATCCTGGGCAAGAAGGTGCGGCGGGCGAACCAGGGGACGATCGGCCAGACGGTGCTCCAATCGTCGCTCCTGGTCGAATCGCTCGGGGCAATCCGCGTCGTGAAGGCCTTCGGGCTGGAGGAGACGCAGGCAGCCCGCTTCGCCGGTCATTCGTCGGAGCTGAAGCGGTTCAACCTGAAGCGGGTCCAGGCCCGGCAGCTGGTGAATCCGATCATCGAGGTGATCTCGATGTTCGGGCTCGGCGTCCTCCTCCTCTATATTTTCTCCGAGAAGGTGCCGGTGGCGAACATCATCGCCTTCCTCTTCGGGGTCGTCGCGTTCCAGAATTCGTTCAAGAAAATCGCCCTGCTCCACGTGATCGTGAAGGAGGTCGGCGTGGCGATCTCCCGGCTGGAGGAGGTGTTGCAGATGGAGCCGACGGTGCGGGAGAAGGCGGAACCGGTCCGCCTGCCCGAGTTCGGCCGGGGCCTGTCCTTGCGCGGGGTCCGCTTCGGATACGGCGAGGCGGAGATTCTCAAGGGCCTCGACCTCGAGATCCCGAAGGGAACCCGCCTCGGCATCGCCGGGGAGAGCGGGAGCGGCAAGAGCACGCTCCTGAATCTCCTGCTCCGCTTCTACGATCCGACGGCGGGGGCGGTCTCCCTCGACGGGATCGACCTGCGGGACGCCTCGATGCGCGACCTGCGCGCCCGGATCGGCCTGGTGAGCCAGGAGGCGGTCCTCTTCGACATGACGGTCGCCGGAAACATCGCCTGCGGGAGGTCGGGTTCCCCCGCGACCCGGGCCGAGGTCGAGGAGGCGGCGCGGGCGGCCCATGCCCACGATTTCATCCTCGGATTGCCCCAGGGATATGAAACGCAGATCGGGGAGCGGGGCGTCCGCCTCTCCGGCGGGCAGCGGGCGCGGCTCGCCATCGCGCGGGCCTTCATCCGCAACGCGCCGATCCTGATCCTCGACGAGCCGACGGCGGCCCTCGACGCCGAGGCGGAACGGGAGGTGCAGAAGGCCCTGGAGCGGCTCTCCGAGAACCGGACGGTGATCTGCGTGGCCCATCGCCTCGCGACGCTGCGGGCGATGGACCGGGTGATCGTCCTTTCCCAGGGAAGGCTGATCGAGGAGGGCTCGTTCGACGCATTGCTGGCGCAGGGCGGCACCTTCGCCCGGATGGCCGCCCAGCAGGGGATCAGGGCCTAG
- a CDS encoding glycosyltransferase family 2 protein produces the protein MDTPSSLPLSVVLIARNEARNLPTCLDAVAGWVREIVVVVNDCTDGTEEIARRYGARVIPHPWENFREQKNVALAQATQPWILALDADERITPALRGEIVAFLAGADADQSLAAESPRLVTFLGRAIRHGDWYPDRGLRLVRRGQARWTGAHDHCKLVAEGRGPIHRFRSDLDHASFPDLASLVRKTPFHADNFVRTCRERGRRWHLLQAVIRPPWRFFRGYVLKRGFLDGYPGLVVAVAVAYETFIRYARLYESELASSSASE, from the coding sequence ATGGACACCCCTTCCTCCCTCCCCCTGAGCGTCGTCCTCATCGCCCGGAACGAGGCCCGGAACCTGCCGACCTGCCTCGACGCCGTCGCCGGATGGGTCCGGGAAATCGTCGTCGTCGTCAACGACTGCACCGACGGGACCGAGGAGATCGCCCGCCGCTACGGCGCCCGGGTCATCCCCCATCCGTGGGAAAACTTCCGGGAACAGAAAAACGTCGCCCTCGCCCAGGCCACCCAGCCGTGGATCCTCGCCCTCGACGCCGACGAGCGGATCACCCCCGCCCTGCGCGGGGAGATCGTCGCCTTCCTCGCCGGAGCCGACGCCGATCAAAGCCTCGCCGCCGAATCCCCCCGCCTCGTCACCTTCCTCGGGCGGGCCATCCGCCACGGCGACTGGTATCCCGACCGCGGCCTCCGCCTCGTCCGGCGCGGCCAGGCCCGCTGGACCGGCGCGCACGACCATTGCAAGCTCGTCGCCGAGGGCCGGGGCCCGATCCACCGATTCCGGAGCGATCTCGATCACGCCTCGTTCCCCGACCTCGCCAGCCTCGTGAGGAAGACCCCCTTCCATGCCGACAACTTCGTCCGCACCTGCCGGGAACGGGGCCGCCGCTGGCACCTCCTCCAGGCCGTGATCCGTCCTCCCTGGCGCTTCTTCCGGGGCTACGTCCTGAAGCGGGGCTTCCTCGACGGCTATCCCGGCCTCGTCGTCGCCGTCGCCGTCGCCTACGAAACCTTCATCCGCTACGCGCGGCTGTACGAATCCGAGCTCGCATCGAGCTCCGCCTCAGAATGA
- a CDS encoding glycosyltransferase family 9 protein gives MNPSPPRPPQRLLLVRRRYLGDIVLLDPLLRALRHALPGLQLTLLVDEGYGPIQARHPALDHIVELPRQRPAESVLSYVLRTAATFWKLRRHRFDTAVNISPGFRVRLLLRLARIGRVIGLRTEGDAKAAGKDGLTDPVVRPAAFFQSRGIVDLYLSLLEPLGIAPLDDDACRPCRFFFLDDARDEAAERLRRAFPCSCRPLVLIHPGARLPSRRWPAAAFAEAAARLHAENRADLLLVCGPGEEPLLEEIAALLKKRGLSLPALPALPLELFAALCEKAAVYLGNDTGSMHLAAAALPPTGKIVALFGSQSTTLWAPVGTGHRLLQPPLPCGTACLAPETCRPENDYTTRCIARIGIDEVVAAVLAALPS, from the coding sequence ATGAACCCCTCACCTCCCAGGCCGCCGCAGCGCCTCCTCCTCGTCCGCCGCCGCTACCTGGGAGACATCGTCCTCCTCGATCCCCTGCTCCGCGCCCTGCGGCACGCCCTCCCCGGACTCCAGCTCACCCTCCTCGTCGACGAGGGCTACGGCCCGATCCAGGCCCGCCATCCGGCCCTCGACCACATCGTCGAGCTTCCCCGACAGCGCCCCGCCGAATCGGTCCTCTCCTACGTCCTCCGCACGGCGGCCACCTTCTGGAAGCTCCGCCGCCACCGCTTCGACACCGCCGTCAACATCAGCCCCGGCTTCCGTGTCCGGCTCCTCCTCCGCCTCGCCCGCATCGGCCGCGTCATCGGCCTCCGCACCGAGGGCGACGCCAAGGCGGCGGGCAAGGACGGCCTCACCGATCCCGTCGTCCGCCCCGCCGCCTTCTTCCAAAGCCGCGGCATCGTCGACCTCTACCTCAGCCTCCTCGAACCCCTCGGCATCGCCCCCCTCGACGACGACGCCTGCCGCCCCTGCCGCTTCTTCTTCCTCGACGACGCCCGGGACGAGGCCGCCGAGCGTCTCCGTCGCGCCTTCCCCTGTTCCTGCCGTCCCCTCGTCCTCATCCATCCGGGGGCACGCCTTCCCTCGCGACGCTGGCCCGCCGCCGCCTTCGCCGAGGCCGCCGCACGCCTCCATGCCGAGAACCGGGCCGACCTCCTCCTCGTCTGCGGCCCCGGCGAGGAGCCGCTCCTGGAGGAAATCGCGGCCCTGCTTAAAAAACGGGGCCTCTCCCTCCCGGCGCTCCCCGCCCTGCCGCTCGAGCTCTTCGCCGCCCTCTGCGAGAAAGCCGCCGTCTACCTCGGCAACGACACCGGCTCCATGCACCTCGCCGCCGCCGCCCTCCCGCCCACGGGAAAGATCGTCGCCCTCTTCGGCTCCCAATCGACGACGCTCTGGGCCCCCGTCGGCACCGGCCACCGCCTCCTCCAGCCTCCCCTCCCTTGCGGCACGGCCTGTCTCGCGCCGGAGACCTGCCGCCCCGAGAACGATTACACCACCCGCTGCATCGCCCGGATCGGGATCGACGAAGTCGTCGCCGCCGTCTTGGCTGCCCTCCCAAGCTGA